From a single Capsicum annuum cultivar UCD-10X-F1 chromosome 12, UCD10Xv1.1, whole genome shotgun sequence genomic region:
- the LOC107849719 gene encoding uncharacterized protein LOC107849719, producing the protein MTTDSQVHDTATTVAATNIATTSQTNAPPAMTLAEKPKKFAGINFKRWQQKMFFYFTTLCLQRFTFEEAPEVPEGTSAQERFVIVEVWKKLDFLSRNYILNGLQDEIYNVYSGMKTSKELWGALERKYKTGDAGTKKFFVARFLEFKMIDTMSFVS; encoded by the coding sequence atgactacAGACAGTCAAGTGCATGATACTGCAACGACTGTGGcagcaactaatattgccacaacGAGTCAAACGAATGCTCCGCCGGCAATGACACTAgcagagaaacccaaaaaatttgcGGGTATTAACTTCAAAAGGTGGCagcagaaaatgttcttctactttacaactctttgtcttcaaaggttcacatttgaagaagctccagaggtgcccgagggaacctctgcTCAAGAGCGATTTGTCATTGTGGAGGTTTGGAAAAAATTAGATTTCCTAAGCAGGAATTACATTCTGAATGGCCTCCAAGATGAAATATATAATGTGTATAGTGGGATGAAAACGTCAAAGGAGTTGTGGGGGGCGCTAGAAAGAAAGTATAAGACTGGGGATGCGGGAACCAAAaagttcttcgttgcaagattcctAGAATTTAAAATGATTGACACCATGTCTTTTGTATCGTAA